From the Entomomonas sp. E2T0 genome, one window contains:
- a CDS encoding tetratricopeptide repeat protein: MNKFFLLFCTSVILLSGCNLFETKQGENTVQPITNTSPKEKPIIKPFTKDSLSALLVAEFAERRGQFDVALENYVNQAQQTKDPKVAERAYQMASYLDNSKQQLNMALLWASIEPNNINANRAAAVELTKNERGREATPYFDKVLANTEQLDFLDLTNSNLTQKARQEVIASTDQLTIKYPNNAQLTYTKAILLAENGATEEALTTLQKLPTEQQKKNNVVLLKVFLLQSVGKPEEALALLDKEVKNRPENKKLRLSFAHRLISQGKLPEAKQQFLTLSKQYPEDEELRFALVLICLENQEWDEAISYLQTMLANGINSDAVYYYLATAYNEKGDKDQALANYKQVTGGENYLSAIANTAKILFERDQITEAQQLLSTTRKNQPDLAIPLYLFEIEELQKLDKLPQAWQIINQATKADPKNTSLLYSRALLAEQSNNLPQAEKDLRYIIRLEPNNDSAINALGYILTDRTTRYQEALTLIERALKINPANPAALDSLGWVKYKLGDLTAAKKYLQQAYDSYPDPDVAAHLGEVLWKKGEQQQAKDIWSKALKDNPTNKTLQKTIKRLTGAEEL; this comes from the coding sequence ATGAATAAGTTTTTCTTATTATTTTGTACATCAGTAATACTATTAAGTGGCTGCAACTTATTTGAGACCAAGCAAGGTGAAAATACTGTTCAACCTATAACAAATACATCACCAAAAGAAAAACCTATTATAAAACCTTTCACTAAAGATTCTTTATCGGCTCTGCTTGTCGCTGAATTTGCAGAGCGACGGGGGCAATTTGACGTAGCATTAGAAAATTATGTAAACCAAGCGCAACAAACTAAAGATCCAAAGGTAGCTGAACGTGCTTATCAAATGGCTAGCTATCTAGATAATAGTAAACAACAGTTAAATATGGCTTTATTATGGGCTTCTATCGAGCCCAATAACATAAACGCTAATAGAGCAGCTGCTGTTGAATTAACTAAAAACGAACGTGGTCGTGAGGCTACACCCTACTTCGACAAAGTATTAGCTAACACTGAACAACTGGATTTTTTAGATCTTACCAACAGCAATCTCACCCAAAAAGCGCGCCAAGAAGTAATTGCAAGTACAGATCAACTTACCATTAAATATCCCAACAATGCTCAACTTACTTACACTAAAGCCATTTTGCTTGCTGAGAATGGAGCCACTGAGGAAGCTTTAACTACCCTTCAAAAGCTACCCACAGAGCAACAGAAAAAAAATAATGTGGTGCTATTAAAAGTTTTTCTATTACAAAGTGTAGGCAAACCTGAGGAAGCATTAGCACTATTGGACAAAGAAGTTAAAAATCGTCCTGAAAATAAAAAATTACGTTTAAGTTTTGCTCATCGGTTAATTAGCCAAGGTAAATTACCTGAAGCTAAACAACAATTCTTAACATTAAGTAAACAATATCCTGAAGATGAAGAGTTACGTTTTGCTTTGGTATTGATTTGTTTGGAAAACCAAGAATGGGATGAAGCAATCAGTTACCTACAAACAATGTTAGCTAATGGTATCAACTCCGATGCTGTCTATTATTACCTAGCCACCGCCTATAATGAAAAGGGGGATAAAGACCAAGCACTAGCTAATTACAAACAGGTTACTGGTGGAGAAAACTATTTATCGGCTATTGCCAATACCGCTAAAATTCTTTTTGAACGTGATCAAATCACTGAAGCTCAACAACTCTTATCCACCACTCGTAAGAATCAGCCAGATTTAGCTATACCCCTCTATTTGTTTGAGATAGAGGAATTGCAAAAATTAGATAAATTACCACAGGCATGGCAAATAATTAATCAAGCAACAAAAGCTGATCCTAAAAATACTAGCCTACTTTATAGTCGGGCATTATTAGCCGAACAAAGTAACAACTTACCACAAGCAGAAAAAGACTTACGTTATATTATTCGACTTGAACCTAATAACGACTCGGCTATTAATGCGCTAGGCTATATTTTAACAGATAGAACTACTCGTTATCAGGAAGCCTTAACCCTGATTGAACGTGCATTAAAAATAAACCCAGCAAATCCTGCTGCCTTAGATAGCCTTGGTTGGGTCAAATACAAACTTGGTGACCTAACAGCTGCGAAAAAATACTTACAGCAAGCTTATGATAGTTATCCTGATCCTGATGTAGCCGCCCACTTAGGTGAAGTATTATGGAAAAAGGGTGAGCAGCAGCAAGCAAAAGATATTTGGTCTAAAGCATTAAAAGACAACCCAACCAATAAAACACTCCAAAAAACTATTAAACGCTTAACTGGAGCTGAGGAATTATAG
- the cysQ gene encoding 3'(2'),5'-bisphosphate nucleotidase CysQ, which produces MLTELLSAVIELAQQAGQATLPYWRNAVAVEKKQDNSPVTAADLAANQILVTGLATLTPNIPILSEEDCTIDFTIRQTWQQWWLIDPLDGTKEFIEGSTDFTINIALIEQGTVIFGVVFIPATNYCYFGGKDIGAWRIDDQGNKQAIHCHDADNQQLSVVASRRHSSEKQQLLLDRLQDIIPISLKNAGSSLKFCLVAEGKADCYPRFAPTCQWDTAAAQGVLEGAGGSVLTETGQPLNYIAKQDYLNPNFIALGNMPQWKSSIFNIIQQLP; this is translated from the coding sequence ATGCTAACAGAACTACTATCTGCAGTAATTGAATTAGCTCAACAAGCAGGTCAAGCAACTTTACCTTATTGGCGAAACGCTGTTGCAGTAGAAAAAAAACAAGATAACTCTCCTGTTACAGCAGCAGACTTAGCCGCTAACCAAATATTAGTGACAGGGTTAGCCACATTAACACCTAATATTCCTATTCTTTCAGAAGAAGACTGTACAATTGACTTCACCATCCGTCAAACATGGCAACAATGGTGGCTTATTGATCCCTTAGATGGTACAAAAGAATTTATTGAAGGCAGTACTGACTTTACTATTAATATTGCTTTAATAGAGCAAGGAACCGTTATTTTTGGTGTGGTATTTATTCCTGCTACTAATTACTGTTATTTTGGTGGTAAAGATATTGGCGCATGGCGAATAGATGATCAAGGTAATAAACAAGCTATTCACTGTCATGATGCTGATAATCAACAATTATCTGTAGTCGCTAGTCGTCGCCATAGCTCAGAAAAACAACAATTATTACTTGATAGGCTACAGGATATAATTCCTATCTCTCTAAAAAATGCAGGCAGCTCACTTAAATTTTGTTTAGTTGCAGAAGGTAAAGCAGATTGTTACCCACGCTTTGCACCTACCTGTCAGTGGGATACAGCGGCAGCTCAAGGTGTATTAGAAGGTGCAGGAGGCAGTGTATTAACTGAAACAGGGCAACCTTTGAACTATATAGCTAAACAGGATTATTTAAACCCTAACTTTATTGCACTGGGTAACATGCCTCAATGGAAAAGCTCTATTTTTAATATTATTCAACAACTCCCCTAA
- the nudE gene encoding ADP compounds hydrolase NudE — MEKKPAILSQRIVASSRLFKVEELQLRFSNGEERTYERLASGMRAGAVMVVAMLDKEHFVMIEEYCAGVNDYQLTIPKGLIEKDEDVLAAANRELKEEAGYGAKKLEYVTSLTLSPSYMAQRIQVVLAQDLYPEKLVGDEPEPIIVSTAKLNDLFTLSQNPNFTEGRAIAALYIVRDLLISRGELTTC, encoded by the coding sequence ATGGAAAAAAAACCTGCCATATTAAGCCAACGAATTGTAGCATCATCTCGACTGTTTAAGGTGGAAGAATTACAACTACGCTTTTCCAATGGTGAAGAGCGAACTTATGAGCGTCTAGCAAGTGGAATGCGCGCAGGTGCAGTAATGGTTGTTGCTATGCTAGATAAAGAACATTTCGTTATGATTGAAGAATACTGTGCTGGTGTTAATGATTATCAACTTACTATTCCCAAAGGGCTTATTGAAAAAGATGAGGACGTATTAGCTGCTGCTAATCGCGAATTAAAAGAAGAAGCAGGATATGGTGCAAAAAAACTAGAATATGTTACCTCCCTCACACTTTCACCAAGTTATATGGCACAAAGAATTCAAGTCGTGCTTGCGCAAGACCTATATCCAGAAAAATTAGTTGGTGATGAGCCAGAACCTATTATAGTAAGCACAGCTAAACTAAATGATTTATTCACACTTAGCCAAAACCCTAACTTTACCGAAGGTCGTGCTATTGCTGCCCTGTATATTGTCAGAGACTTGCTAATTAGTCGTGGTGAGCTTACTACATGCTAA
- the prfA gene encoding peptide chain release factor 1 codes for MKPSLLNKLELLQDRYEEITALLGDAEIISDQNKFREYSKEYAEIEPVIKTFRDLSKAQEDLASAKELLKDSDPDLKEMAEEEVKTQQETIETLEQDLQKMLLPKDPNDARNVYLEIRAGTGGDEAAIFAGDLFRMYSRYAEKRGWRVEILSANEGEHGGYKEVISRVEGENVYSFLKFESGAHRVQRVPETESQGRVHTSACTVAVLPEPDEQQEIEINPADLRVDTYRASGAGGQHINKTDSAVRITHIPTGIVVACQEERSQHKNRAKAMSWLYAKLNDQQQTASQQAIADTRKLLVGSGDRSERIRTYNFPQGRVTDHRINLTLYSLDDVIAGSVEAVIEPLRAEYQADQLAALGD; via the coding sequence ATGAAACCTTCCTTATTAAATAAATTAGAGTTATTACAAGATCGCTATGAAGAGATAACAGCTTTATTAGGTGATGCAGAAATCATCAGCGATCAAAATAAATTTCGTGAGTATTCAAAAGAATATGCAGAGATAGAGCCTGTTATTAAAACATTCCGTGACCTTTCCAAAGCACAAGAAGATTTAGCTAGTGCTAAAGAGTTATTGAAAGATTCTGATCCAGATCTAAAAGAAATGGCAGAAGAAGAGGTTAAAACTCAGCAAGAAACCATTGAGACATTAGAGCAAGATTTGCAGAAGATGCTCTTACCTAAAGACCCTAATGATGCTCGTAATGTTTACCTTGAAATTCGTGCAGGAACAGGTGGTGATGAAGCTGCTATTTTTGCAGGAGACTTATTCCGCATGTATTCTCGTTATGCTGAGAAGCGTGGCTGGCGAGTAGAAATATTGTCTGCTAACGAAGGTGAGCATGGTGGTTATAAAGAAGTGATCTCAAGGGTTGAAGGAGAAAATGTTTATAGTTTCTTAAAGTTTGAGTCTGGCGCACACCGTGTACAACGTGTCCCTGAAACAGAATCGCAAGGGCGTGTTCATACTTCTGCGTGTACTGTGGCTGTATTGCCTGAGCCAGACGAGCAACAAGAAATAGAAATTAATCCTGCTGATTTGCGAGTTGATACTTATCGAGCTTCTGGTGCAGGTGGACAGCATATTAATAAAACAGATTCTGCAGTACGTATTACCCATATTCCAACAGGTATTGTGGTAGCCTGTCAGGAAGAGCGTTCACAACATAAAAATCGTGCTAAAGCGATGTCTTGGTTATATGCAAAGCTAAATGATCAACAACAAACAGCTTCACAGCAAGCAATTGCTGATACACGTAAATTATTGGTTGGCTCTGGTGATCGTTCTGAAAGGATTCGTACTTATAATTTTCCACAGGGGCGAGTAACAGATCATCGCATTAATCTAACACTTTATTCATTAGATGATGTGATTGCTGGCAGTGTAGAAGCTGTTATTGAGCCATTGAGAGCGGAATACCAAGCAGACCAATTGGCTGCATTAGGTGATTAA
- the ispE gene encoding 4-(cytidine 5'-diphospho)-2-C-methyl-D-erythritol kinase, which yields MTNLFPDHASLVLPAPAKLNLFLHILGKRADGYHNLQTIFQFLDYADKLAFNCREDGEVKLHTIFENVPHNDNLIVKAANLLKNYANTPLGADIWIDKKLPMGGGIGGGSSNAATTLLALNQLWQLNLDLTTLAKLGLQLGADVPVFVQGKAAFAEGIGEQLTPITPPELWFLVAIPKVAIRTATIFSDPMLPRNTPTITYQQALTIEGHNDCQAIVLNHYPAVRDAFLIMSKLAPTKLTGTGACLFASFSTEQQALTAQQQLINKVDCFIARSVNFSPLHQKINLII from the coding sequence ATGACTAATTTATTTCCAGATCATGCCTCATTAGTTTTACCTGCACCTGCCAAGTTAAATCTATTTCTACATATACTTGGCAAACGTGCAGATGGTTATCATAACTTACAAACTATTTTTCAATTCTTAGATTATGCCGATAAGTTAGCCTTTAATTGCCGTGAAGATGGTGAGGTCAAGCTACATACTATTTTTGAAAATGTCCCCCACAATGACAATTTAATTGTTAAAGCAGCAAACCTCTTAAAGAACTATGCAAATACCCCATTAGGTGCTGATATTTGGATTGATAAAAAATTACCTATGGGTGGTGGAATTGGGGGTGGTAGTTCAAATGCTGCTACTACTTTATTAGCACTGAACCAACTATGGCAATTGAATCTTGATTTAACGACACTAGCAAAACTAGGTTTACAATTGGGTGCAGATGTTCCTGTTTTTGTACAAGGCAAAGCTGCTTTTGCAGAAGGTATAGGTGAACAACTAACACCTATAACACCACCTGAATTATGGTTTCTCGTGGCTATTCCTAAAGTAGCTATTAGAACTGCTACTATATTTAGTGACCCCATGCTACCTAGAAATACACCTACAATCACCTATCAGCAGGCACTAACCATTGAAGGCCACAATGATTGCCAAGCTATTGTTCTTAATCACTACCCTGCTGTACGAGATGCTTTCCTAATAATGAGTAAATTAGCACCTACTAAACTTACAGGAACAGGAGCCTGTTTATTTGCCTCTTTCTCTACAGAACAGCAGGCATTAACTGCCCAGCAACAACTTATCAATAAAGTTGATTGTTTTATAGCAAGAAGTGTAAATTTTTCTCCACTACATCAAAAAATAAATCTAATCATTTGA
- the ompR gene encoding two-component system response regulator OmpR, whose translation MTANQSQEGEKILIIDDDARLRRLLERFLAEEGFRVKAVEDTEQMDRLLSRELFNLIVLDLMMPGEDGMSACQRLRSQGNKTPIIMLTAKGDEASRIQGLESGADDYLPKPFNPRELLARIKAVLRRQTSQIPGAPDTEDAEVTFGDYKLSLATRELSHGDKVHMLTTGEFAVLKALVQHPREPLTRDKLMSLARGREWDALERSIDVQISRLRRMIEVDPAKPRYIQTVWGVGYVFVPDGDK comes from the coding sequence ATGACAGCAAACCAATCACAAGAAGGCGAGAAAATTTTAATTATTGATGACGATGCAAGACTTCGTCGACTTCTTGAGCGTTTCCTAGCTGAGGAAGGCTTTCGTGTCAAAGCTGTTGAAGATACCGAGCAGATGGATAGATTATTAAGCCGTGAGTTATTCAATCTAATTGTGCTTGATTTAATGATGCCAGGTGAAGATGGTATGAGTGCTTGTCAGCGACTCCGTAGTCAAGGTAATAAAACACCTATTATTATGTTGACAGCAAAAGGCGATGAAGCTAGTCGTATTCAGGGACTTGAAAGTGGTGCAGATGATTACTTACCAAAACCATTTAATCCTCGTGAGTTATTAGCTCGTATTAAAGCAGTATTGCGTCGTCAAACATCACAAATTCCAGGTGCACCAGATACTGAGGATGCAGAGGTTACTTTTGGTGATTATAAATTATCATTAGCAACTCGTGAGCTTTCACATGGTGATAAAGTACATATGTTAACTACTGGCGAATTTGCGGTATTAAAAGCACTAGTACAACACCCAAGAGAGCCATTAACGCGTGATAAATTAATGAGTCTTGCCCGTGGTAGAGAGTGGGATGCTTTAGAGCGTTCTATTGATGTGCAAATTTCTCGTTTACGCCGTATGATTGAAGTTGACCCTGCTAAGCCTCGTTATATTCAAACTGTTTGGGGTGTTGGTTATGTATTTGTGCCTGATGGCGATAAATAA
- a CDS encoding ATP-binding protein: MVNNKKKYRAAWLPKSFFARMLWLILIIVLFSKALTLGYLVLNEDVLVDRQYSHGAAMLARAYWSVDGDSRDDIAIAAGILWKPDNEAPLGEYHWPYSDIFQRQIQSELGADASTRLIIGKYISSLWVSAPSLGPGWLEIPMYPHPLRGQQIWRVLAWFIGIVSLSMFTAGIFVLQLNQPLKRLVFAARQLGKGKSVRLPINDTLSEMTDVYQAFNQMAEDVEKANNERDLMLAGVSHDLRTPLTRLRLSVELMHGDEEFTEDMVRDIEDMNEILDQFIVFIRDGKDEALEDLDLNELVEEAVAPFNQSEEKVRFFLEEIPPIQARRVSIKRLLINLVNNALNYSHDKVEVTTYLANKHKSPYVVLSVLDRGPGIPEDEIMAVFNPFMRGNQARSGKGSGLGLAIVKRVVEQHGGHIELLNRVGGGLEARVSLPIGLKLPNPE, from the coding sequence ATGGTAAATAATAAGAAAAAATACAGGGCAGCGTGGCTACCTAAAAGCTTCTTTGCTCGTATGTTATGGCTTATCTTAATCATCGTTCTGTTCTCTAAAGCATTAACACTAGGTTATTTAGTTTTAAATGAAGATGTATTAGTTGATAGGCAGTATAGTCATGGTGCAGCCATGCTAGCTAGGGCTTATTGGTCAGTAGATGGGGATAGCCGTGATGATATTGCTATTGCCGCAGGTATTTTATGGAAACCTGATAATGAAGCTCCTCTTGGTGAATACCACTGGCCTTATTCAGATATTTTCCAACGGCAAATTCAGAGTGAACTAGGGGCAGATGCTAGTACACGTTTAATCATAGGTAAATATATTTCTTCTTTATGGGTAAGCGCACCAAGTCTTGGCCCTGGTTGGTTAGAAATTCCTATGTATCCTCATCCTTTGCGTGGACAACAAATTTGGCGAGTGCTTGCTTGGTTTATTGGTATTGTTTCTTTATCAATGTTTACAGCAGGTATTTTTGTACTTCAGCTTAACCAACCACTAAAGCGTTTGGTATTTGCTGCCAGACAATTAGGTAAAGGTAAAAGTGTTCGTTTACCTATTAATGATACATTAAGTGAAATGACGGATGTGTATCAAGCTTTTAATCAGATGGCAGAGGATGTAGAGAAAGCTAATAATGAGCGAGATCTTATGTTGGCGGGTGTTTCTCATGATTTAAGAACACCTTTAACACGATTACGTCTTTCAGTAGAGTTGATGCATGGTGATGAAGAATTTACTGAAGATATGGTTCGTGATATTGAGGATATGAATGAAATCCTCGATCAGTTTATTGTTTTTATTCGTGATGGTAAGGATGAAGCGTTAGAAGATTTGGATTTAAATGAGTTAGTTGAAGAGGCTGTAGCACCATTTAATCAGAGTGAAGAAAAGGTTAGGTTCTTCTTAGAAGAAATTCCACCTATTCAGGCGCGTCGAGTTTCAATAAAGCGGTTATTAATAAACTTAGTTAATAATGCATTAAATTACTCTCACGACAAAGTAGAAGTGACTACTTATTTAGCCAATAAACATAAATCCCCTTATGTGGTATTAAGTGTATTAGACCGTGGCCCAGGCATTCCAGAAGATGAAATAATGGCAGTATTTAATCCGTTTATGCGAGGAAATCAAGCACGTAGTGGCAAAGGCTCGGGGCTTGGCTTAGCGATTGTTAAACGAGTTGTTGAGCAACATGGTGGGCATATTGAATTGTTAAATCGTGTAGGTGGTGGTTTAGAGGCTAGAGTTAGCTTACCTATTGGTTTAAAACTACCTAATCCTGAGTAA
- the yrfG gene encoding GMP/IMP nucleotidase, whose amino-acid sequence MLLPWSDIETVFLDMDGTLLDLHFDNHFWLEYLPERYGQTYGLTIEQAKQTLLSQYATLQGKLQWYCIDYWSDALNLPVLKFKEEIAHLIKWRNHAEFFLKLINEMGKQVILITNAHPKSLNLKMQKVDLAPWFKQIISSHDYNFPKENQYFWQHLGERIEFNPHTSLFIDDSVSVLRSAKQYGIKHLFAIYQPDSQKPPLMHEHEFAIIKDYIDCF is encoded by the coding sequence ATGTTATTACCTTGGTCTGACATTGAAACAGTTTTTTTAGATATGGATGGTACTTTGCTTGATTTGCATTTTGATAATCATTTTTGGCTAGAATATCTTCCTGAGCGTTATGGTCAAACTTATGGCTTAACTATTGAGCAAGCAAAACAGACTCTCTTAAGTCAATATGCTACATTGCAAGGGAAATTGCAGTGGTATTGTATTGATTATTGGAGTGATGCTTTAAATTTACCTGTTCTTAAATTTAAGGAAGAAATTGCTCATCTTATTAAATGGCGTAATCATGCAGAGTTTTTCTTAAAATTAATTAATGAAATGGGCAAGCAAGTTATTCTAATTACTAACGCCCATCCTAAATCGCTTAATCTAAAAATGCAAAAAGTTGATTTGGCTCCTTGGTTTAAACAAATTATCAGTTCCCATGACTATAATTTTCCAAAAGAAAATCAATACTTTTGGCAACATTTAGGAGAGCGGATAGAATTTAATCCACATACCAGTTTATTTATTGATGATAGTGTTAGCGTTTTGCGTAGTGCTAAACAATATGGAATAAAACATTTATTCGCTATTTATCAACCAGATAGTCAAAAACCACCCTTAATGCATGAACATGAATTTGCTATTATCAAAGATTATATAGATTGTTTTTAA
- the lolB gene encoding lipoprotein insertase outer membrane protein LolB gives MLSSYLRSTFIISLLLLMTGCGLFTTKKTPHIIGPNEKLWQQHQTKIAELTTWQVDGKVGIRAGKESGSATLFWLQQFDYYDIRLSGPLGRGATRIVGKKGDVTIEISGQGRYTAATPEELLQQQLGWNIPVSNLIWWIKGLPAPDTPYTHTLNMDSRLQELKQAGWTIEYRDYQNHAGYWLPERIIANNQDIRVTLVTKQWTLRKMGKEIASIN, from the coding sequence ATGTTATCTTCTTATTTACGCTCAACATTCATTATCAGTCTTCTGCTATTAATGACAGGTTGTGGACTTTTCACTACTAAAAAAACACCACATATAATTGGACCTAACGAAAAACTTTGGCAACAACACCAAACTAAAATTGCTGAACTAACTACTTGGCAAGTAGATGGCAAAGTCGGAATTAGAGCAGGTAAAGAATCAGGTAGTGCTACGTTATTTTGGTTACAACAATTTGATTATTATGATATCCGTCTTTCTGGACCACTGGGCCGTGGTGCTACCCGTATAGTAGGCAAAAAAGGCGATGTAACCATTGAGATATCTGGGCAAGGTCGTTACACTGCTGCGACACCAGAAGAGTTATTACAACAACAACTGGGTTGGAATATTCCTGTATCAAATCTTATTTGGTGGATAAAAGGTCTACCAGCCCCAGATACGCCTTATACCCATACTTTAAATATGGATAGCCGTTTGCAAGAATTAAAACAAGCTGGTTGGACAATAGAGTACCGCGATTACCAAAATCATGCTGGCTACTGGTTACCTGAACGTATTATTGCTAACAACCAAGATATTCGTGTTACCTTGGTGACTAAACAGTGGACACTAAGAAAAATGGGTAAAGAGATTGCTAGTATTAACTAA